The following coding sequences are from one Selenomonas sputigena ATCC 35185 window:
- a CDS encoding O-linked N-acetylglucosamine transferase, SPINDLY family protein encodes MKDFSKITEELAVLQERTDWAQGTERIGQLLEKHGAELDRGEKSFLYGRLGYFLRFLERAEESAAAYREAVLYAPYLAQQRKLYSDYLLICHYLPHVSDEELAESHFFYQNFFRPKEELQHVRDDHRRHSKIRIGYLSSNFKTHIMSCFMMQLLALADRDRFEVYCYDLGGLSDGAAEQMKSFGNIWRNIALPEAKERARTIAADEIDILFDLGVHTDGGHGLATLGYKAAPVQIAGIGYMSTSGLKAVDYYLSDRFLDPPGKGDAYFSEKLLRLSHSHFCYTPFEEIFKSTIDWQPHERPVFGCFNNSAKISEEMLRLWLTLLRRVPGAKLLLKAWKPEALIEKALSLGYCRGEIEVRPMTLDYVHEYMDMDIALDTFPYTGGGTTCEAIYMGVPVVTLAGTRHGTRFGLSLLENVGLGELVSNTPEEYVEKAAALASDAELLAALHKNLRPMMQRSPVMDGKSYVREIEAMYEDVWQAWLDGRE; translated from the coding sequence ATGAAGGATTTTTCCAAGATTACAGAAGAGCTCGCCGTTTTGCAGGAGCGGACGGATTGGGCGCAGGGGACGGAGCGCATCGGGCAGCTGCTGGAAAAGCACGGGGCGGAGCTTGACCGCGGGGAGAAGAGCTTCCTGTACGGCCGGCTCGGTTACTTCCTGCGATTCCTTGAGCGCGCGGAGGAATCCGCCGCCGCCTATCGCGAGGCGGTTCTGTACGCACCGTATCTCGCACAGCAGAGGAAGCTTTACAGCGATTACCTTTTGATCTGTCACTATCTGCCGCATGTCAGTGATGAGGAGCTGGCTGAGAGCCACTTCTTCTATCAGAATTTCTTCCGCCCCAAAGAAGAGCTGCAGCATGTGCGAGACGATCATCGCCGCCACTCGAAAATCCGCATCGGCTATCTCTCGTCGAATTTTAAGACGCACATCATGAGCTGCTTCATGATGCAGCTGCTGGCGCTCGCCGACCGCGATCGTTTCGAGGTCTACTGCTATGACCTTGGCGGGCTTTCCGACGGCGCAGCCGAGCAGATGAAGTCCTTTGGCAACATCTGGCGCAACATCGCTCTGCCCGAGGCGAAGGAGCGTGCGCGGACGATTGCTGCAGACGAGATCGACATCCTCTTCGACCTCGGCGTTCATACGGACGGCGGACATGGCCTGGCGACGCTCGGCTACAAGGCGGCGCCCGTGCAGATCGCAGGAATCGGCTACATGAGCACCTCGGGACTCAAGGCGGTCGACTACTACCTGTCGGATCGCTTTCTTGACCCTCCCGGTAAGGGCGATGCCTATTTCTCGGAAAAACTGCTGCGCCTTTCGCACTCGCACTTTTGCTACACGCCTTTTGAAGAGATCTTTAAGAGTACGATCGACTGGCAGCCGCACGAAAGGCCGGTGTTTGGCTGCTTCAACAACTCTGCGAAGATTTCGGAGGAAATGCTGCGCCTCTGGCTGACGCTTCTCAGACGCGTGCCCGGTGCCAAGCTGCTGCTCAAAGCATGGAAGCCCGAGGCGCTGATCGAAAAGGCGCTTTCTCTCGGTTATTGTCGTGGGGAGATCGAGGTGCGTCCCATGACGCTCGATTACGTCCACGAGTACATGGACATGGACATTGCGCTCGACACATTTCCCTATACAGGCGGCGGCACGACATGCGAGGCCATTTACATGGGCGTGCCCGTCGTGACGCTCGCGGGCACGCGCCATGGCACGCGCTTCGGGCTGTCGCTTCTGGAAAACGTCGGACTCGGCGAGCTTGTGTCGAATACGCCCGAAGAATACGTGGAGAAGGCTGCGGCGCTTGCATCGGACGCGGAACTTCTCGCGGCACTGCACAAGAACCTGCGCCCCATGATGCAGCGATCTCCTGTGATGGACGGCAAAAGCTATGTGCGCGAAATCGAAGCGATGTATGAGGACGTCTGGCAGGCGTGGCTCGATGGACGAGAATAG
- a CDS encoding CDC27 family protein, protein MSKWHKKNAKTASVDEAKRKLVVQMADEEYGEALGTVAAMIEQGIEDSDAFYDASYAYFMSGDYERATQWVDNTLRLAPQHLGARILLARICFLQERTSDGLAIAEFVLKNYAASLSAEDKEELAEMLDCYGTTKEDEIRAGYPAIARFLQVDDAAPKAQTEAFQPLAQQVQRIEAQPLQQMQPAQQSAADDEKEAMRLAQEILGKNIALLEKVHLLNSFAAGFFLAGSFAAAKHLLKQALGLDAHDEMTLKNMGYTLVALGERDAALELAARMKLPDFGLLAAVRG, encoded by the coding sequence TTGTCAAAATGGCATAAGAAGAATGCAAAGACGGCGTCAGTGGATGAGGCGAAGCGCAAGCTTGTCGTACAGATGGCGGATGAAGAGTACGGCGAGGCGCTCGGCACGGTCGCAGCGATGATCGAGCAGGGGATCGAGGATTCGGATGCCTTTTATGATGCGTCGTACGCCTATTTCATGAGCGGTGACTACGAACGCGCGACACAGTGGGTGGATAACACGCTGCGCCTTGCGCCGCAGCATCTCGGGGCACGCATCCTGCTCGCACGCATTTGCTTCCTGCAGGAACGCACCTCGGACGGCCTTGCCATAGCCGAGTTCGTGCTGAAGAATTATGCAGCATCCCTTTCGGCGGAAGACAAGGAAGAACTTGCCGAGATGCTCGATTGCTACGGCACGACGAAGGAAGACGAGATCCGTGCAGGATATCCCGCCATCGCACGCTTTTTGCAGGTCGACGATGCGGCACCGAAAGCACAGACGGAAGCATTTCAGCCGTTGGCACAGCAGGTGCAGCGCATCGAGGCGCAGCCCCTACAGCAGATGCAGCCGGCACAGCAGAGCGCGGCGGACGATGAGAAAGAGGCTATGCGACTGGCACAGGAAATTCTTGGGAAGAATATCGCTCTTTTGGAGAAGGTGCATCTTCTGAATTCGTTCGCAGCGGGCTTCTTCCTCGCGGGGTCTTTCGCTGCAGCGAAGCATCTCTTGAAGCAGGCGCTCGGTCTCGATGCACACGATGAGATGACGCTCAAGAACATGGGCTACACGCTTGTCGCTCTGGGAGAGCGCGATGCGGCGCTTGAGCTTGCCGCCAGGATGAAGCTGCCCGATTTCGGACTTCTGGCTGCGGTCCGCGGCTGA
- a CDS encoding class I SAM-dependent methyltransferase — MTEAEVREKDVLVIGLSYFGTGVIAALQEPFLSRGARVDYVPLFNEDFGISSSLQEVADVMEGKQYDLVVLAEGLEQEPHFAKSAEAVAACCRIGGKMLLFVQTPDALDEERSVLRCWERVWAYDLQDIASIFPGFAMLFHMRTAPALLLAAKLEKRREARPLHPTAFNLRLKRHVSEKKGLQAGFFHEFHELDRIGVEECTDKCRYRHNYLKKYEFFLRDWKNKPLRLLELGVSKGGSERMWKRFFPQAQVYGVDIDENCRAYEEERIKIRIADLSQDDVLESLKGIRPHIIIDDASHFWSHQIKALFTLFPVLPSGGVYILEDIETSFHPLVFSSEYCDAPLDAYTVAERITRVAASRVPCKEGPFAEEITAVGMDTELVATMLSSCIFIKR, encoded by the coding sequence TTGACGGAAGCCGAGGTGAGGGAGAAGGACGTCCTCGTGATCGGCTTGTCCTATTTCGGGACGGGTGTGATCGCTGCGCTCCAGGAACCATTCCTCTCCCGTGGGGCAAGGGTGGACTATGTTCCGCTTTTCAACGAGGATTTCGGTATATCCTCTTCCTTGCAGGAAGTGGCGGATGTCATGGAAGGGAAGCAGTACGATCTTGTCGTGCTCGCAGAAGGGTTGGAACAAGAGCCGCATTTTGCAAAGAGTGCGGAAGCCGTGGCGGCTTGCTGCCGTATCGGAGGAAAGATGCTGCTCTTCGTGCAGACGCCCGATGCCCTCGATGAAGAGCGCAGCGTACTGCGCTGCTGGGAGCGCGTCTGGGCATACGACCTGCAGGATATTGCGAGCATCTTCCCCGGATTCGCCATGCTCTTTCACATGCGCACGGCTCCCGCCCTCCTGCTCGCGGCGAAGCTTGAGAAGCGGCGCGAGGCAAGGCCTTTGCATCCGACGGCGTTCAACCTGCGGCTGAAGCGTCATGTCAGCGAGAAGAAGGGACTGCAGGCGGGATTCTTTCACGAGTTCCATGAGCTTGACCGCATCGGCGTAGAAGAATGCACGGACAAGTGCCGCTATCGCCACAACTACCTGAAGAAGTACGAATTCTTTCTGCGCGATTGGAAGAACAAACCCCTGCGCCTCTTGGAGCTTGGCGTTTCCAAAGGCGGCAGCGAGCGCATGTGGAAGCGTTTCTTTCCTCAGGCTCAAGTCTATGGTGTCGATATTGATGAGAATTGCCGTGCCTATGAAGAAGAGCGCATCAAGATTCGCATTGCTGACCTCTCGCAGGACGATGTGCTCGAAAGTCTCAAGGGGATTCGGCCGCACATCATCATCGACGATGCCTCGCACTTCTGGAGCCATCAGATCAAGGCGCTCTTCACGCTCTTCCCCGTCTTGCCGAGCGGCGGTGTCTACATCCTTGAGGATATCGAGACATCCTTTCATCCGCTCGTCTTTTCCAGCGAGTACTGCGATGCGCCGCTCGACGCCTATACGGTGGCGGAGCGAATCACGCGCGTGGCGGCGAGCCGGGTGCCGTGCAAGGAAGGCCCTTTTGCTGAGGAAATCACGGCGGTCGGTATGGATACGGAACTTGTCGCGACGATGCTTTCGAGCTGCATCTTCATCAAGAGGTAG
- a CDS encoding glycosyltransferase family 2 protein has product MNKIIAVSLVADSADIIESFVRHTLTYADEMLVVDHAAIDGTANILCALRAEGLPVRVERYESAELCHDEIMTALMHRAFDERGADIVVPVDADEFLVTEDAAKPCRSVLRRLRTDMTFYAWHWMYELEKPEEDAGKFLLSRPLRRKKEHEMMQKAIVGREAAHAYPLLAQGTHYLYRMEGERRVPAPALPISFLHFAHFQWRGAQHTAVKVLNGWIANAAKYSLHTARCYYWKEHFDTVFQGDVPPVAIASDESETVQGLILPKGQIELRYTEGATFSPLQSLMCLAEQLAQDFAEERVRSRRKLVSVIVPYFGNLSFWHRTLENIASQTYPYMEVAVLDFADGASDLQEMLAALHLPHCIVRADSPGWGVRLAQTARGEYIQWVMPGDRLFPEKILQMVTTLELDDELSFVLADAEETATAEGADPERFVFSMHRSHCFVAAGAWHRAYALAAGRTPMGGLSGVLLRRRVLDACAWLELAFFRKRFFPLAAFVLLFQMEKDFRAGVFDVPLLSHEFHDEGTLVWHPAEWASLLLSCGQELAAHSFVEARQTLAERAREVFAREELRAHADFSRARSIFEELFAALPE; this is encoded by the coding sequence ATGAACAAGATCATCGCTGTATCCTTGGTTGCAGACAGTGCCGACATTATCGAGAGTTTCGTGCGCCACACCTTGACGTATGCGGACGAGATGCTCGTGGTCGATCATGCGGCGATCGACGGCACGGCGAATATCCTGTGCGCCCTTCGAGCGGAGGGGCTTCCCGTTCGTGTCGAGCGCTACGAGTCGGCGGAGCTTTGCCACGACGAGATCATGACGGCGTTGATGCACAGGGCGTTTGACGAGCGTGGCGCCGACATCGTCGTGCCTGTCGACGCCGATGAGTTCCTCGTTACGGAGGATGCTGCGAAGCCTTGCCGTTCCGTGCTCCGGCGACTGCGCACGGATATGACCTTCTACGCATGGCATTGGATGTATGAATTGGAGAAGCCGGAAGAAGATGCAGGAAAGTTTCTGCTCTCGCGTCCCTTGCGCCGGAAGAAGGAGCACGAGATGATGCAGAAGGCCATCGTCGGGCGGGAGGCGGCGCACGCCTATCCGTTGCTGGCGCAGGGCACGCACTATCTCTATCGCATGGAAGGGGAAAGGCGTGTGCCTGCTCCGGCGCTTCCCATCAGCTTCCTGCACTTCGCGCACTTCCAATGGCGCGGCGCACAGCATACGGCCGTCAAGGTCTTGAACGGTTGGATTGCCAATGCGGCGAAGTATTCGCTGCACACGGCGCGCTGCTATTACTGGAAGGAGCATTTCGATACGGTCTTTCAAGGCGATGTGCCGCCTGTCGCAATTGCTTCGGACGAGAGCGAGACGGTGCAGGGCTTGATTTTGCCGAAGGGGCAGATCGAGCTTCGCTATACGGAAGGGGCGACGTTCTCCCCGCTGCAGAGTCTCATGTGCTTGGCGGAACAGTTGGCACAAGATTTCGCCGAAGAGCGCGTGCGTTCGCGGCGGAAGCTTGTGAGCGTCATCGTGCCGTATTTCGGAAATCTCTCGTTTTGGCATCGCACGCTGGAGAATATCGCCTCGCAGACCTATCCGTATATGGAGGTCGCCGTGCTCGATTTCGCAGACGGTGCGTCCGATCTGCAGGAGATGCTCGCCGCCCTGCACCTGCCGCACTGCATTGTCCGCGCCGACTCTCCCGGATGGGGCGTGCGTCTGGCGCAGACGGCGCGTGGCGAATATATCCAGTGGGTCATGCCCGGCGATCGCCTCTTCCCTGAGAAGATCTTGCAGATGGTTACGACACTGGAACTCGACGATGAGCTTTCCTTCGTACTCGCCGACGCCGAGGAGACGGCGACTGCAGAAGGTGCAGATCCCGAGCGATTTGTTTTTTCCATGCATCGGTCGCATTGCTTCGTCGCAGCAGGGGCATGGCACAGAGCCTATGCGTTGGCTGCGGGGCGCACGCCTATGGGAGGCCTGTCGGGCGTGCTGCTGCGCCGCCGCGTGCTCGACGCTTGTGCCTGGCTGGAGCTGGCCTTTTTCCGGAAGCGATTCTTCCCTCTGGCGGCTTTCGTCCTCCTCTTTCAGATGGAGAAGGATTTCCGTGCAGGAGTCTTCGATGTGCCTCTGCTCTCGCATGAATTCCACGATGAGGGGACGCTGGTCTGGCATCCTGCCGAGTGGGCCTCGCTGCTCCTTTCGTGCGGGCAGGAGCTTGCTGCACACTCCTTCGTGGAAGCGCGGCAGACTCTGGCGGAGAGAGCGAGGGAAGTGTTCGCACGCGAAGAGCTTCGCGCTCATGCGGATTTCTCGCGCGCCCGCAGCATATTCGAAGAGCTTTTCGCAGCGCTTCCCGAGTGA
- a CDS encoding phosphocholine cytidylyltransferase family protein gives MSDPYIAERAIVLAAGRGERMRPLTDEMPKPMVRVDGRRIIDTLLAALVAADIPEIYVVRGYLGEKFDALKEEYPTLHFIDNPHWHEANNISSLLAAGALVENAFVVEGDLFLQNPSLLSREQQGSNYLAIPVKETTDWCFFPDEAGVIRRMAVGGTDCWKMVGISYWTTEDGRKLAQSIRHLYETPGGAARYWDEAALSADIEDFSVHVRACTAEDVQEIDTLAELETLRKSLKGKG, from the coding sequence ATGTCCGATCCATACATAGCCGAGCGCGCCATCGTCCTTGCGGCGGGACGCGGAGAGAGGATGCGTCCGCTGACCGACGAGATGCCGAAGCCCATGGTTCGCGTCGATGGGAGGCGCATCATCGACACGCTGCTCGCCGCCCTCGTAGCGGCGGACATTCCTGAGATTTATGTCGTGCGCGGCTACTTGGGCGAGAAGTTTGATGCGCTCAAGGAAGAATACCCGACGCTGCATTTCATCGACAATCCCCACTGGCACGAGGCAAACAATATCTCGTCGCTGCTCGCCGCGGGCGCTCTCGTCGAGAACGCCTTCGTCGTCGAGGGTGACCTCTTTCTGCAGAATCCCTCGCTCCTCTCGCGCGAGCAGCAAGGGTCAAACTATCTGGCGATTCCCGTCAAGGAGACGACGGATTGGTGCTTCTTCCCCGATGAGGCGGGCGTCATCCGCCGCATGGCGGTCGGGGGGACGGATTGCTGGAAAATGGTCGGCATATCGTACTGGACGACGGAAGATGGTAGGAAACTCGCGCAGTCGATCCGGCATCTCTATGAGACGCCGGGCGGGGCGGCGCGTTACTGGGACGAGGCGGCTCTTTCAGCGGACATCGAGGACTTCAGCGTGCATGTGCGCGCGTGTACGGCGGAAGATGTACAGGAGATCGATACCTTGGCAGAGCTGGAAACTCTGCGGAAAAGCTTGAAGGGAAAAGGATAA